Below is a genomic region from bacterium.
GGTAAAACTCATGCAAAAACTTGAACTAAACGATTTTTATCTGGCCGCGTATTTGATCGCGTCTGGATATGAAATGCTGGACATTTCCCGTATCGGGAACCAGAGCATTTTTATTTTTGGAGGATCCGAGGGAATCCGCCAGAAAGTGGGCAACTATTACGCGAACATAGCGGATGTGAATGCGCCGCGCTTTGCCCAGGAGATAAAGAAGCTGAA
It encodes:
- a CDS encoding DUF5659 domain-containing protein, whose amino-acid sequence is MQKLELNDFYLAAYLIASGYEMLDISRIGNQSIFIFGGSEGIRQKVGNYYANIADVNAPRFAQEIKKL